The proteins below are encoded in one region of Amycolatopsis acidiphila:
- a CDS encoding amidohydrolase family protein has product MVEKIWANSGDSHFLEPDDLWRESLPPRLAELVPRSEKDPDGEWETVHIDGMSFRRKLPTSAQQEFFDASSRAPGAANVDLRMKDLDQEGIWSELVFPSLGMWSSSFRTPEVLREALRVSNDWAWATIDQAQPRLISTAQVSTLDIDDAVHELERVAELGFKAVFLPVTPHPLQVDYNRKEWEPFWTVAEQAGIVLAFHIGTDPIDLSAGASAGVVFRGPGGAVLNYTETTFGGQRAVTKMVASGALDRHPDLKVLVSEGGATWVPFIADRIEEGYRQHHMAVRPKLDRTPREIIYSQVYASFQHDQSAIAAATSMGYHNVLWGSDYPHMEGTYGHTQKTLHDLFDHVDPTIKHRITIGAYRELFPHVPATPTTA; this is encoded by the coding sequence ATGGTGGAGAAGATCTGGGCGAATTCGGGTGACTCGCATTTCCTGGAGCCGGATGATCTGTGGCGGGAGAGTTTGCCGCCGCGGTTGGCGGAGTTGGTGCCGCGGTCGGAGAAGGATCCCGATGGGGAGTGGGAGACGGTGCACATCGATGGCATGTCCTTCCGCCGTAAGCTGCCCACCTCGGCGCAGCAGGAGTTCTTCGACGCCTCCAGCCGGGCTCCCGGTGCGGCGAACGTGGACCTGCGGATGAAGGACCTGGACCAGGAGGGCATCTGGTCGGAGCTGGTGTTCCCGTCACTGGGCATGTGGAGCTCCTCCTTCCGCACCCCGGAGGTGCTGCGCGAGGCGCTGCGGGTCAGCAACGACTGGGCGTGGGCGACCATCGACCAGGCACAACCCCGGCTGATCTCCACCGCCCAGGTCTCCACCCTGGACATCGACGACGCCGTGCACGAGCTCGAACGGGTCGCGGAACTGGGCTTCAAAGCGGTGTTCCTGCCGGTCACACCACACCCGCTGCAGGTGGACTACAACCGCAAGGAATGGGAACCGTTCTGGACCGTCGCCGAACAGGCCGGCATCGTGCTGGCCTTCCACATCGGCACCGACCCCATCGACCTGAGTGCCGGCGCCTCCGCCGGTGTCGTCTTCCGCGGCCCCGGCGGCGCGGTCCTCAACTACACCGAAACCACCTTCGGCGGCCAGCGCGCGGTCACCAAAATGGTCGCCTCCGGCGCCCTGGACCGCCACCCCGACCTCAAGGTCCTGGTCTCCGAGGGCGGCGCCACCTGGGTCCCGTTCATCGCCGACCGCATCGAGGAAGGCTACCGCCAGCACCACATGGCCGTCCGCCCCAAACTCGACCGCACCCCCCGCGAGATCATCTACTCCCAGGTCTACGCCTCGTTCCAGCACGACCAGTCCGCCATCGCCGCCGCCACCTCCATGGGCTATCACAACGTCCTGTGGGGCAGCGACTACCCCCACATGGAAGGCACCTACGGACACACCCAGAAAACACTCCACGACCTGTTCGACCACGTCGACCCCACGATCAAACACCGCATCACCATCGGCGCCTACCGCGAACTGTTCCCCCACGTGCCCGCCACCCCCACCACCGCCTGA
- a CDS encoding SDR family oxidoreductase, with the protein MTTLAGKTLIMSGGSRGIGEAIAVRAARDGANVALIAKTTEPHPKLPGTIYTAAKAIEEAGGQALPIVGDIRDDEAVRAAVEQTAERFGGIDIVVNNASAIDLSPTEAVSMKRYDLMQDINARGSFLLSKLAIPHLRKAANPHILTLSPPVSLEEKWFTSGALAYSIAKYSMSLVTVGLSAELRADGIAANSLWPRTTIDTAAVRNVIGAEIAQRSRKPDIMADAAHAILTRPSAEVTGNFFIDDEVLAAEGVTDFAKYRLGGREEDLELDIWVDRRR; encoded by the coding sequence ATGACCACCTTGGCGGGAAAAACCCTGATCATGTCCGGCGGCAGCCGCGGTATCGGCGAGGCGATCGCCGTGCGTGCCGCCCGTGACGGGGCCAACGTCGCGCTGATCGCGAAGACCACCGAGCCGCATCCGAAGCTGCCCGGCACGATCTACACGGCCGCGAAGGCGATCGAGGAGGCGGGCGGCCAGGCGCTGCCGATCGTCGGCGACATCCGCGACGACGAGGCGGTGCGGGCGGCCGTCGAGCAGACCGCCGAACGGTTCGGCGGTATCGACATCGTGGTGAACAACGCCAGCGCCATCGACCTGAGCCCGACCGAAGCGGTCAGCATGAAGCGCTACGACCTGATGCAGGACATCAACGCACGCGGCTCGTTCCTGCTGTCGAAGCTGGCGATCCCGCACCTGCGCAAGGCCGCCAACCCGCACATCCTCACGCTGTCGCCGCCGGTCAGCCTCGAGGAGAAGTGGTTCACCTCGGGCGCGCTGGCCTACAGCATCGCCAAGTACTCGATGAGCCTGGTGACCGTCGGCCTGTCCGCGGAGTTGCGCGCGGACGGTATCGCGGCGAACTCCCTGTGGCCGCGCACGACCATCGACACCGCGGCCGTGCGCAACGTGATCGGCGCGGAGATCGCCCAGCGCAGCCGGAAACCGGACATCATGGCCGACGCCGCGCACGCGATCCTGACCAGGCCGAGCGCCGAGGTGACCGGGAACTTCTTCATCGACGACGAGGTGCTCGCCGCCGAGGGGGTCACCGACTTCGCGAAGTACCGGCTCGGCGGCCGCGAAGAGGATCTGGAACTGGACATCTGGGTCGACCGGCGCCGCTGA
- a CDS encoding enoyl-CoA hydratase encodes MGARTPSDTGEVVVERDGGTVWLTLDRPAARNALSEPMRRALRRALRGADADPEVTAVVLTGRDPAFSGGLDLKESLGGKPAAREYPDPGQVLRALRVPVICAVNGACYTGALEMALSCSFLLASEHATFADTHARLGLLAGWGMSALLPRAVGTRMARQMMLTGEPIGAAEALRTGLVNEVLPHDELIPRAREVAARIGRAHRGAVRATLDLLDSGDGVSLAHALAAETDAKLRWRSDPAEIARRFQPGGAGG; translated from the coding sequence ATGGGCGCGAGGACACCGTCGGACACCGGAGAGGTCGTCGTCGAGCGGGACGGCGGCACGGTCTGGCTCACCCTCGACCGCCCCGCCGCACGCAACGCGCTCAGCGAGCCGATGCGCCGCGCGTTACGCCGCGCCCTGCGTGGCGCCGACGCGGACCCGGAGGTCACGGCCGTCGTGCTGACCGGTCGCGACCCGGCGTTCTCCGGCGGGCTCGATCTCAAGGAGAGCCTGGGCGGCAAGCCCGCCGCCCGCGAGTATCCCGACCCGGGCCAGGTGCTGCGCGCTCTGCGGGTCCCGGTCATCTGCGCGGTCAACGGCGCCTGTTACACCGGTGCCCTGGAGATGGCGCTGAGCTGCTCGTTCCTGCTGGCCTCGGAACACGCCACGTTCGCCGACACGCACGCCCGCCTCGGGCTGCTCGCGGGCTGGGGGATGAGCGCGCTGCTGCCGCGCGCGGTCGGCACCCGCATGGCCCGGCAGATGATGCTGACCGGCGAGCCGATCGGCGCGGCGGAGGCCCTGCGCACCGGGCTGGTCAACGAGGTGCTGCCGCACGACGAGCTGATCCCGCGGGCCCGCGAGGTCGCAGCCCGGATCGGCCGCGCGCACCGCGGCGCGGTCCGCGCCACGCTGGACCTGCTCGACTCCGGCGACGGGGTGTCGCTGGCCCATGCGCTGGCGGCCGAGACCGACGCGAAGCTCCGCTGGCGTTCGGATCCGGCGGAGATCGCGCGCCGCTTCCAGCCGGGCGGTGCCGGGGGATGA
- a CDS encoding LLM class flavin-dependent oxidoreductase yields the protein MEWGLPWPGAEIAAEAEKAGATAFCAGEFADHNAYLSTAEMAAGTTTAQVGPGIAYAFARSPFVHASAIRHLSKTAPGRLFLGLGAGTRRMNQDWFVAESGSPAKRMAELITAIRAYLTAENWQHIETEGEFYPVKADIRAPVLGRLDVPILVGAFNKIMIRTVGRAADGVLGHGLFTDAWWSEVVEPALAAGAAEAGRDAAGIRRWGWVITAINDEDPERARLDARRQVAFYLTVKTYDRLVELHGWQPQVEAVRKGFRAGDNDAMATAVTDDMLAEIAVCGTTGEALATLERRKVLPQLAFLATPSFLVGPKRQAHYARAAVATMEQLDRR from the coding sequence ATGGAGTGGGGTCTTCCCTGGCCCGGCGCGGAGATCGCGGCGGAGGCGGAGAAAGCCGGCGCCACCGCGTTCTGCGCCGGTGAGTTCGCCGATCACAACGCCTATCTCAGCACGGCCGAGATGGCGGCGGGCACCACCACGGCTCAGGTCGGCCCCGGCATCGCCTACGCCTTCGCGCGCTCGCCGTTCGTGCACGCCTCGGCGATCCGGCACCTGTCCAAGACCGCGCCGGGGCGGTTGTTCCTGGGCCTCGGCGCCGGGACCCGCCGGATGAACCAGGACTGGTTCGTGGCCGAGTCGGGCTCGCCCGCCAAGCGGATGGCAGAGCTGATCACCGCGATCCGCGCCTACCTCACCGCCGAGAACTGGCAGCACATCGAGACCGAGGGCGAGTTCTACCCGGTGAAGGCCGACATCCGGGCGCCGGTGCTCGGCCGCCTGGACGTGCCGATCCTCGTCGGCGCGTTCAACAAGATCATGATCCGCACGGTCGGCAGGGCGGCCGACGGCGTGCTCGGCCACGGGCTGTTCACCGACGCCTGGTGGAGCGAGGTCGTCGAGCCCGCGCTGGCGGCGGGTGCCGCGGAGGCCGGGCGCGACGCGGCGGGGATCCGCCGGTGGGGCTGGGTGATCACCGCGATCAACGACGAAGACCCCGAACGCGCCCGGCTCGACGCACGCCGTCAGGTCGCCTTCTACCTCACCGTGAAGACCTACGACCGGCTCGTCGAACTGCACGGCTGGCAGCCGCAGGTCGAGGCCGTCCGCAAGGGATTCCGGGCCGGGGACAACGACGCGATGGCCACCGCCGTGACCGACGACATGCTCGCGGAGATCGCGGTCTGCGGCACGACCGGCGAGGCCCTCGCCACACTCGAGCGCCGGAAGGTGCTGCCGCAGCTGGCTTTCCTGGCGACACCGTCATTCCTGGTCGGGCCCAAGCGCCAGGCGCACTACGCCCGGGCCGCCGTCGCGACGATGGAACAGCTCGACCGGCGCTGA
- a CDS encoding SDR family NAD(P)-dependent oxidoreductase: protein MRLEGGSAIVTGGAGGLGGATVRRLAEAGMTVVIADLADEQGKALAAELGGAVRYVHTDVTDEASTRDAIAAAQEAGPLRVAVSAHGGPVAGSRVLDRAGEPYSLELFERTLKIYLTGTFNVLRLTASAMARNEPNESGCRGVVVNTASIAAFEGQIGQTDYSAAKGGVVGLGLVAARDLAPVGVRVMTIAPGTFFTPAFRMEKEAAQEKWGTAVPFPKRMGEPAEYAQLVQSIAENDYLNGEVIRIDGAQRFGPR, encoded by the coding sequence ATGCGGCTCGAGGGTGGTTCCGCGATCGTGACGGGAGGCGCCGGCGGACTCGGCGGCGCGACCGTCCGCAGGCTGGCCGAGGCCGGGATGACGGTGGTCATCGCCGACCTCGCCGATGAGCAGGGCAAGGCGCTGGCCGCGGAGCTCGGGGGCGCGGTGCGGTACGTGCACACCGATGTGACCGACGAAGCGTCCACCAGGGACGCGATCGCGGCCGCGCAGGAGGCCGGGCCGCTGCGGGTCGCGGTGTCGGCGCACGGCGGGCCCGTCGCCGGCAGCAGGGTGCTCGACCGCGCGGGCGAGCCGTATTCGCTGGAGCTGTTCGAGCGCACCCTGAAGATCTACCTCACCGGCACCTTCAACGTCCTGCGGCTGACCGCGTCGGCGATGGCGCGCAACGAGCCGAACGAATCGGGCTGTCGCGGCGTGGTGGTCAACACCGCGAGCATCGCCGCGTTCGAGGGCCAGATCGGCCAGACCGACTACTCCGCGGCCAAGGGCGGTGTCGTCGGTCTCGGCCTCGTCGCCGCCCGCGACCTCGCGCCGGTCGGCGTGCGGGTGATGACCATCGCGCCCGGCACGTTCTTCACCCCGGCGTTCCGGATGGAGAAGGAGGCCGCGCAGGAGAAATGGGGCACGGCGGTGCCGTTCCCCAAGCGGATGGGCGAGCCGGCCGAGTACGCGCAGCTGGTGCAGAGCATCGCGGAGAACGACTATCTCAACGGCGAGGTCATCCGGATCGACGGCGCCCAGCGCTTCGGCCCGCGCTGA
- a CDS encoding acyl-CoA synthetase, whose amino-acid sequence MQLTRLAAELGGKPAIVMGATGATLTYRDLEARSNRIARLFRDRGLRPGDHIALLFGNTLDVFPVVWAAQRCGLFYTPVNWHLAESEAAYIVENCEARLLVSEVDMEPLASAIAGGLDRLVTGGHVDGVESLDAAVAPFSDEPVDDETEGYYMLYSSGTTGRPKGILPELPATPFGTGLPIDHLMAGRFGFGRDTVYLSPGPIYHAAPLGWTTGTVRNGGTVVVMEKFDAEQTLRLIERHGVTHGQFVPTMFVRMLKLPGEIRSRYDVSSLRVAVHAAAPCPVEVKEKVIDWFGPKLVEFYAGSEGSGFCLIDTPAWLTHKGSVGKPVMGEVHVCDDDGTELGPGEVGTVWFGGTRRFAYHRDPEKTASVHNDRGWSTLGDLGQVDEEGYLYLSDRRTDLILSGGVNIYPREIEDVLALHPAVEDVAVIGVPDPEFGQRVHAVVHPAGAARPELADELIAYCRDRLGHYKCPKTVSFADVPRLPSGKILRRELMKRHEGVATS is encoded by the coding sequence ATGCAGCTGACTCGGCTCGCCGCGGAGCTGGGCGGCAAACCGGCGATCGTCATGGGCGCGACGGGTGCCACGCTGACCTATCGCGACCTCGAAGCGCGCTCGAACCGGATCGCGCGGCTCTTCCGCGACCGCGGGCTGCGCCCGGGGGACCACATCGCCCTGTTGTTCGGCAACACGCTCGACGTGTTCCCGGTGGTGTGGGCGGCCCAGCGTTGCGGGCTGTTCTACACGCCGGTGAACTGGCACCTGGCCGAGTCCGAGGCCGCCTACATCGTGGAGAACTGCGAGGCGCGGCTGCTCGTGTCCGAAGTGGACATGGAGCCGCTCGCCTCGGCCATCGCGGGCGGGCTGGACCGGCTGGTGACCGGCGGGCACGTGGACGGGGTGGAGAGCCTGGACGCCGCGGTCGCGCCGTTTTCCGACGAGCCGGTCGACGACGAGACCGAGGGCTACTACATGCTCTACTCGTCGGGAACCACCGGGCGTCCCAAGGGAATACTGCCGGAGCTGCCCGCCACGCCCTTCGGCACCGGGTTGCCCATCGACCACCTGATGGCCGGGCGGTTCGGCTTCGGCAGGGACACCGTGTACCTCAGCCCCGGTCCGATCTACCACGCCGCGCCGCTGGGCTGGACGACCGGAACCGTGCGCAACGGCGGAACCGTCGTGGTGATGGAGAAGTTCGACGCCGAGCAGACCCTGCGGCTGATCGAGCGGCACGGCGTGACGCACGGGCAGTTCGTGCCGACGATGTTCGTGCGGATGCTCAAGCTGCCGGGGGAGATCCGTAGCCGGTACGACGTTTCGAGCCTGCGGGTGGCCGTGCACGCGGCCGCGCCCTGCCCGGTCGAGGTCAAGGAGAAGGTGATCGACTGGTTCGGGCCGAAGCTCGTCGAGTTCTACGCCGGCAGCGAGGGCAGCGGCTTCTGCCTGATCGACACCCCGGCCTGGCTGACGCACAAGGGTTCCGTCGGCAAGCCGGTCATGGGCGAGGTGCACGTCTGCGACGACGACGGTACCGAGCTGGGGCCGGGGGAGGTCGGCACGGTCTGGTTCGGCGGCACCCGCCGCTTCGCCTACCACCGCGACCCGGAAAAGACCGCGAGCGTGCACAACGACCGCGGCTGGAGCACGCTCGGCGATCTCGGGCAGGTCGACGAGGAGGGCTACCTTTACCTCTCCGACCGGCGGACAGACCTGATCCTTTCCGGCGGCGTGAACATCTATCCCCGGGAGATCGAGGACGTCCTGGCACTGCACCCCGCGGTCGAGGACGTCGCGGTCATCGGCGTGCCGGATCCGGAGTTCGGCCAGCGGGTGCATGCGGTGGTGCACCCGGCCGGGGCGGCCCGGCCGGAGCTGGCGGACGAGCTGATCGCCTACTGCCGCGACCGCCTCGGCCACTACAAGTGCCCGAAGACGGTGTCCTTCGCCGATGTTCCGCGCCTGCCCAGCGGCAAGATCCTGCGGCGCGAGCTGATGAAGCGGCACGAAGGCGTGGCGACGAGCTGA
- a CDS encoding TIGR03619 family F420-dependent LLM class oxidoreductase, with protein MRFGLNIVPVRPAELGELAVRAEELGFESLWSGEHVLTPVELGDGYPSGPKPPFAPDSRFTEPFATLSFLASVTQRVRLGTGVLILPLHPVVPLARAIATVDVFSGGRLSLGLGAGWMREEFAAVGQGFTDRGRRMDEMLTVLDLLFGQDRPSFEGKFHQLPPMGFEPKPVQRPHPPFLIGGSSAAALRRAARVGDGWYGSQDPPDKLAPVIAQLHRLRAGYGRDGLFEITALLGWGQEFDADLVRAYADAGVHRLVVTPWARSREAPAGIDRFARAAGI; from the coding sequence ATGCGCTTCGGGCTGAACATCGTGCCGGTCCGCCCGGCGGAGCTGGGCGAGCTGGCGGTTCGCGCCGAAGAGCTCGGCTTCGAGTCGTTGTGGTCCGGCGAGCACGTGCTCACGCCCGTCGAGCTCGGCGACGGCTACCCGAGTGGGCCGAAACCGCCGTTCGCACCGGACTCGCGGTTCACCGAGCCGTTCGCGACGCTGTCCTTCCTGGCCTCGGTGACGCAGCGGGTGCGGCTGGGCACCGGAGTGCTGATCCTGCCGTTGCATCCCGTCGTCCCACTGGCGCGTGCGATCGCGACCGTGGACGTCTTCTCCGGCGGGCGGTTGAGCCTCGGGCTGGGCGCGGGCTGGATGCGTGAGGAGTTCGCCGCGGTGGGGCAGGGCTTCACCGACCGCGGACGGCGGATGGACGAGATGCTCACGGTGCTCGACCTGCTCTTCGGCCAGGACCGGCCGAGCTTCGAGGGGAAGTTCCACCAGCTGCCCCCGATGGGATTCGAGCCGAAACCCGTGCAGCGCCCGCATCCGCCGTTCCTCATCGGCGGTTCCTCGGCGGCCGCGCTGCGGCGTGCCGCGCGGGTGGGCGACGGCTGGTACGGCAGCCAGGACCCACCGGACAAGCTCGCTCCCGTCATCGCGCAGCTGCACCGGCTGCGTGCCGGCTACGGCCGCGACGGGCTGTTCGAGATCACCGCCCTGCTCGGCTGGGGACAGGAGTTCGACGCCGACCTCGTCCGGGCGTACGCCGACGCGGGCGTGCACCGGTTGGTCGTCACCCCTTGGGCCCGTAGTCGCGAGGCGCCGGCGGGGATCGACCGGTTCGCCCGCGCGGCCGGGATCTGA
- a CDS encoding SDR family NAD(P)-dependent oxidoreductase, translated as MPEFDGRVALVTGGGKGIGRAISLELARRGADVAINYRADADAAAETAEEIRGLGRRTLLVPADITDADAAEAMVTAVRAGLGPVGLLVNNAAYTRLMPPDELGLRAWRRIFAANVDAAFQITWLVKEDMREHGGGAVVNISSTSSLKPDPATIAYGASKAALNAFTASAALALVGDGIRINAVAPGFTRTPRVATVDPATQAAMLAGVPMGRLAEAGEIAAVVVFLLSEQASYVTGQVVSVAGGS; from the coding sequence ATGCCGGAGTTCGACGGCAGGGTCGCGCTGGTGACCGGCGGTGGCAAGGGGATCGGCCGCGCGATCTCGCTCGAACTGGCCCGGCGCGGCGCCGACGTGGCGATCAACTACCGGGCTGACGCGGACGCCGCGGCGGAGACGGCGGAGGAGATCCGCGGGCTCGGCCGCCGCACGCTGCTGGTGCCCGCCGACATCACCGACGCCGATGCGGCCGAGGCGATGGTGACCGCGGTCCGCGCCGGGCTCGGCCCGGTCGGGCTGCTGGTCAACAACGCCGCGTACACCCGGCTGATGCCGCCGGACGAGCTGGGGCTGCGGGCCTGGCGGCGGATCTTCGCGGCCAATGTGGACGCCGCGTTCCAGATCACCTGGCTGGTCAAGGAGGACATGCGCGAGCACGGGGGAGGAGCCGTGGTCAACATCTCCTCGACCTCGTCGCTGAAACCGGATCCGGCCACGATCGCCTACGGCGCTTCGAAAGCCGCGCTCAACGCCTTCACCGCGAGCGCCGCGCTGGCGTTGGTGGGGGACGGGATCCGGATCAACGCCGTCGCCCCGGGCTTCACCCGCACGCCCCGGGTCGCCACCGTGGACCCGGCGACACAGGCGGCGATGCTCGCCGGCGTGCCGATGGGACGCCTCGCCGAGGCCGGCGAGATCGCCGCCGTGGTGGTGTTCCTGCTCTCGGAGCAGGCGAGCTACGTGACCGGGCAGGTGGTCTCGGTCGCCGGCGGTTCCTGA
- a CDS encoding SDR family NAD(P)-dependent oxidoreductase produces the protein MSGADTGPGTAVVTGGGTGIGLAIARRLASRGNRVVIAGRRGEVLERAGGGLIPCTADLSRPADVEALAEFARAELGVVGALVLNAGGAQHGPVETLADVAAHWRSTVDQNILSAVLPAHAFQPLLRRPGGRVVVVTSAAARATGGGGEVAYASTKAALNRWIRTLATELGPDGITANAVAPGFVPQTELYGPGGADPAWSERIGRGIAVGRPGTGEDIAAAVEYLVSPAAGFTNGTVLEVDGGVRTR, from the coding sequence ATGAGCGGCGCGGACACGGGCCCCGGTACCGCCGTCGTCACCGGTGGCGGTACCGGGATCGGACTGGCGATCGCCCGGCGGCTCGCGTCCCGGGGGAACCGGGTCGTGATCGCCGGGCGCCGCGGCGAAGTGCTGGAGCGGGCCGGTGGCGGGTTGATCCCCTGCACCGCCGACCTCTCCCGGCCCGCTGACGTCGAGGCGCTCGCGGAGTTCGCGCGCGCCGAGCTCGGCGTCGTCGGCGCGCTGGTGCTCAACGCGGGCGGCGCGCAGCACGGTCCGGTCGAGACACTGGCGGACGTGGCGGCGCACTGGCGGTCCACGGTGGACCAGAACATCCTTTCGGCGGTACTGCCCGCACACGCCTTTCAGCCGTTGCTGCGCCGGCCCGGCGGCCGCGTCGTCGTGGTGACCTCGGCCGCGGCGAGGGCGACGGGCGGTGGCGGCGAAGTCGCGTACGCGTCCACGAAGGCCGCCCTGAATCGGTGGATCCGCACGCTGGCGACCGAACTGGGCCCCGACGGCATCACCGCGAACGCCGTGGCGCCGGGCTTTGTCCCGCAGACCGAGCTCTACGGCCCCGGCGGCGCCGACCCGGCCTGGAGTGAGCGGATCGGCCGCGGCATCGCCGTCGGCCGGCCCGGCACGGGAGAAGACATCGCCGCGGCCGTGGAATACCTCGTCTCCCCCGCGGCCGGGTTCACCAATGGCACGGTGCTGGAGGTCGACGGCGGCGTCCGGACCCGGTGA
- a CDS encoding SDR family NAD(P)-dependent oxidoreductase produces MEIKGKKAAVVGGASGMGRATAELFAARGAAVAVLDRPGSAGAEVAAALGGTFHPVDVTDFARAEVALEAAVEALGGLHVTVTTAGGGMAERTLSRKGPHGLESFRRVLDLNTVATFNISRLAALHMSRNEPEDPETGERGVIVNTASIAAFEGQIGQVAYTAAKAAIAGMALTMARDLGSLGIRVLAIAPSLFATGGIGRLSEEMKVALTKDAAFPRRMGRPEEYAKLALAIVDNPMLNGQCLRLDAGQRFAPR; encoded by the coding sequence ATGGAGATCAAGGGCAAGAAGGCAGCAGTCGTCGGCGGCGCGTCCGGGATGGGCCGGGCCACCGCCGAGCTGTTCGCCGCGCGCGGCGCCGCCGTCGCGGTGCTGGACCGCCCGGGCTCGGCCGGCGCCGAGGTCGCGGCGGCGCTGGGCGGGACGTTCCACCCGGTCGACGTGACCGACTTCGCTCGCGCCGAGGTCGCACTGGAGGCCGCGGTCGAGGCGCTGGGCGGACTGCACGTCACCGTCACCACCGCGGGCGGCGGCATGGCCGAGCGCACCCTGTCCAGGAAGGGTCCGCACGGGCTGGAGTCCTTCCGGCGGGTACTCGACCTGAACACGGTGGCCACCTTCAACATCAGCCGGCTTGCCGCCCTGCACATGAGCCGCAACGAACCCGAGGACCCGGAGACCGGCGAGCGGGGCGTCATCGTCAACACCGCGTCGATCGCCGCGTTCGAAGGACAGATCGGGCAGGTCGCCTACACCGCGGCCAAGGCCGCGATCGCCGGGATGGCCCTGACGATGGCCCGTGACCTGGGCTCGCTCGGCATCCGGGTGCTCGCCATCGCACCCAGCCTGTTCGCCACCGGGGGCATCGGGCGGCTGTCCGAGGAGATGAAGGTCGCGCTCACCAAGGACGCCGCCTTCCCCAGGCGGATGGGCCGGCCCGAGGAGTACGCGAAGCTCGCGCTGGCGATCGTGGACAACCCGATGCTCAACGGCCAGTGCCTTCGCCTCGACGCCGGGCAGCGGTTCGCGCCGCGATGA
- a CDS encoding Zn-ribbon domain-containing OB-fold protein yields MTALATALPGENVHITTDPYTEPFWQAAKEDRLVAAKCAGCGTFRMPPTPFCPNCQSREVEWAQLAGRAVVYSFSVVHGFPGLPDITLVAAVLELPDAPGARLVSNVIDVDPAQVRIGDEVEVLFSPIAEGWKLPLFRPAG; encoded by the coding sequence ATGACCGCGCTCGCCACGGCGCTGCCCGGCGAAAACGTCCACATCACCACGGACCCGTACACCGAGCCGTTCTGGCAGGCGGCGAAGGAGGACCGGCTGGTCGCGGCGAAATGCGCCGGGTGCGGCACGTTCCGGATGCCACCCACGCCCTTCTGCCCGAACTGCCAGTCGCGCGAGGTCGAGTGGGCCCAGCTCGCCGGCCGTGCCGTGGTGTACAGCTTCTCGGTGGTGCACGGCTTTCCCGGCCTGCCGGACATCACGCTGGTCGCGGCCGTGCTCGAGCTGCCCGATGCACCCGGGGCCCGGCTGGTCAGCAACGTGATCGACGTCGACCCGGCGCAGGTCCGGATCGGTGACGAGGTCGAGGTGCTCTTCTCGCCCATCGCCGAGGGCTGGAAGCTGCCGCTGTTCCGGCCGGCCGGGTAG